In Macaca nemestrina isolate mMacNem1 chromosome 11, mMacNem.hap1, whole genome shotgun sequence, a single window of DNA contains:
- the LOC105473818 gene encoding transcription cofactor HES-6 isoform X1 — MQISDYKRGGAAAGRKPRGARTAGLLLGGCGVAETPALRSPPLSVPAAPSPRRAPSGAGMAPPAAPGRDRVGREDEDGWETRGDRKARKPLVEKKRRARINESLQELRLLLAGAEVQAKLENAEVLELTVRRVQGVLRGRAREREQLQAEASERFAAGYIQCMHEVHTFVSTCQAIDATVAAELLNHLLESMPLREGSSFQDLLGDALAGPPGVPGRSGWPAGGAPGSPIPSLPGPGDDLCSDLEEAPEAELSRAPAEGSDLVPTALGSLTAAQIARSVWRPW; from the exons ATGCAAATAAGCGACTATAAAAGGGGCGGGGCCGCGGCGGGCCGGAAGCCGCGAGGAGCGCGGACCGCTGGGCTGCTGCTGGGCGGCTGCGGGGTAGCCGAGACGCCGGCGCTCCGGTCCCCGCCGCTCTCCGTCCCCGCTGCTCCCAGTCCCCGCCGCGCCCCCAGCGGAGCGGGCATGGCGCCACCCGCGGCGCCTGGCCGGGACCGTGTGGGCCGTGAGGATGAGGACGGCTGGGAGACGCGGGGAGACCGCAAG GCCCGGAAGCCCCTGGTGGAGAAGAAGCGGCGCGCGCGGATCAACGAGAGCCTGCAGGAGCTGCGGCTGCTGCTGGCGGGCGCCGAG GTGCAGGCCAAGCTGGAGAACGCCGAGGTGCTGGAGCTGACTGTGCGGCGGGTCCAGGGTGTGCTGCGGGGCCGGGCGCGCG AGCGCGAGCAGCTGCAGGCGGAAGCGAGCGAGCGCTTCGCTGCCGGCTACATCCAGTGCATGCACGAGGTGCACACGTTCGTGTCCACGTGCCAGGCCATCGACGCCACCGTCGCTGCCGAGCTCCTGAACCATCTGCTCGAGTCCATGCCGTTGCGTGAGGGCAGCAGCTTCCAGGATCTGCTGGGGGACGCCCTGGCGGGGCCACCTGGAGTCCCTGGACGGAGTGGCTGGCCGGCGGGAGGGGCTCCGGGATCCCCGATACCCAGCCTCCCTGGTCCCGGGGACGACCTGTGCTCCGACCTGGAGGAGGCCCCTGAGGCTGAACTGAGTCGGGCTCCTGCTGAGGGGTCTGACTTGGTGCCCACAGCCCTGGGCAGCCTGACCGCAGCCCAAATTGCCCGGAGTGTCTGGAGGCCTTGGTGA
- the LOC139357266 gene encoding uncharacterized protein, translating into MCWGYRGSEHLPHTGRTLAPMFTMLRETFGEQREASRGMGPHLSSIGGRARACPTSLLAAPWAAAPWQLELEGFSESAQPHRSPHSRGWALGGQSQGREEDRAQLTPQLSP; encoded by the exons ATGTGCTGGGGGTACAGAG GGTCTGAGCACCTCCCTCACACAGGCAGAACCCTGGCTCCCATGTTCACCATGCTGAGAGAGACCTTCGGGGAACAGCGGGAGGCCAGCCGGGGAATGGGCCCCCACTTGTCCAG CATCGGAGGCAGAGCCCGCGCATGCCCGACCTCGCTCCTCGCGGCTCCCTGGGCAGCAGCTCCCTGGCAGTTGGAACTGGAAGGCTTCTCAGAGTCCGCGCAGCCCCACCGCTCTCCCCACTCTCGGGGGTGGGCACTGGGGGGacagagccagggcagggaggAAGACAGGGCCCAGCTCACCCCACAGCTCAGCCCATGA
- the LOC105473818 gene encoding transcription cofactor HES-6 isoform X2, which produces MQISDYKRGGAAAGRKPRGARTAGLLLGGCGVAETPALRSPPLSVPAAPSPRRAPSGAGMAPPAAPGRDRVGREDEDGWETRGDRKARKPLVEKKRRARINESLQELRLLLAGAEVQAKLENAEVLELTSASSCRRKRASASLPATSSACTRCTRSCPRARPSTPPSLPSS; this is translated from the exons ATGCAAATAAGCGACTATAAAAGGGGCGGGGCCGCGGCGGGCCGGAAGCCGCGAGGAGCGCGGACCGCTGGGCTGCTGCTGGGCGGCTGCGGGGTAGCCGAGACGCCGGCGCTCCGGTCCCCGCCGCTCTCCGTCCCCGCTGCTCCCAGTCCCCGCCGCGCCCCCAGCGGAGCGGGCATGGCGCCACCCGCGGCGCCTGGCCGGGACCGTGTGGGCCGTGAGGATGAGGACGGCTGGGAGACGCGGGGAGACCGCAAG GCCCGGAAGCCCCTGGTGGAGAAGAAGCGGCGCGCGCGGATCAACGAGAGCCTGCAGGAGCTGCGGCTGCTGCTGGCGGGCGCCGAG GTGCAGGCCAAGCTGGAGAACGCCGAGGTGCTGGAGCTGACT AGCGCGAGCAGCTGCAGGCGGAAGCGAGCGAGCGCTTCGCTGCCGGCTACATCCAGTGCATGCACGAGGTGCACACGTTCGTGTCCACGTGCCAGGCCATCGACGCCACCGTCGCTGCCGAGCTCCTGA